A window of the Lepisosteus oculatus isolate fLepOcu1 chromosome 14, fLepOcu1.hap2, whole genome shotgun sequence genome harbors these coding sequences:
- the LOC138242345 gene encoding tubulin beta chain isoform X1, translating into MREIVHIQAGQCGNQIGAKFWEVISDEHGIDPTGTYHGDSDLQLDRISVYYNEATGGKYVPRAILVDLEPGTMDSVRSGPFGQIFRPDNFVFGQSGAGNNWAKGHYTEGAELVDSVLDVVRKEAESCDCLQGFQLTHSLGGGTGSGMGTLLISKIREEYPDRIMNTFSVVPSPKVSDTVVEPYNATLSVHQLVENTDETYCIDNEALYDICFRTLKLTTPTYGDLNHLVSATMSGVTTCLRFPGQLNADLRKLAVNMVPFPRLHFFMPGFAPLTSRGSQQYRALTVPELTQQVFDAKNMMAACDPRHGRYLTVAAVFRGRMSMKEVDEQMLNVQNKNSSYFVEWIPNNVKTAVCDIPPRGLKMAVTFIGNSTAIQELFKRISEQFTAMFRRKAFLHWYTGEGMDEMEFTEAESNMNDLVSEYQQYQDATAEEEGEFEEEAEEDA; encoded by the exons ATGAGGGAGATCGTGCACATCCAGGCCGGGCAGTGCGGCAACCAGATCGGCGCCAAG TTCTGGGAGGTCATCAGCGACGAGCATGGCATCGACCCTACGGGCACCTACCACGGCGACAGCGACCTGCAGCTGGACAGGATCAGCGTCTACTACAACGAGGCCACAG GTGGTAAATACGTGCCGAGGGCCATCCTGGTGGACCTCGAACCCGGGACCATGGACTCGGTGAGGTCCGGACCCTTCGGACAGATCTTCAGGCCCGACAACTTCGTCTTCG GCCAGAGCGGCGCCGGCAACAACTGGGCCAAGGGCCACTACACGGAGGGGGCGGAGCTGGTGGACTCGGTGCTGGACGTGGTGCGGAAGGAGGCGGAGAGCTGCGACTGCCTGCAGGGCTTCCAGCTGACCCACTCGCTGGGCGGGGGCACGGGCTCGGGCATGGGCACCCTCCTGATCAGCAAGATCCGGGAGGAGTACCCCGACCGCATCATGAACACCTTCAGCGTGGTGCCCTCGCCCAAGGTGTCCGACACGGTGGTGGAGCCCTACAACGCCACCCTGTCGGTGCACCAGCTGGTGGAGAACACGGACGAGACCTACTGCATCGACAACGAGGCCCTCTACGACATCTGCTTCCGCACCCTGAAGCTGACCACGCCCACCTACGGCGACCTGAACCACCTGGTGTCGGCCACCATGAGCGGCGTCACCACCTGCCTGCGCTTCCCCGGGCAGCTCAACGCCGACCTGCGCAAGCTGGCCGTCAACATGGTGCCCTTCCCCCGCCTGCACTTCTTCATGCCCGGCTTCGCCCCCCTCACCAGCAGGGGCAGCCAGCAGTACCGCGCCCTGACCGTGCCCGAGCTCACCCAGCAGGTCTTCGACGCCAAGAACATGATGGCCGCCTGCGACCCGCGCCACGGCCGCTACCTGACGGTGGCCGCCGTCTTCCGGGGCCGCATGTCCATGAAGGAGGTGGACGAGCAGATGCTCAACGTGcagaacaagaacagcagctacTTCGTGGAGTGGATCCCCAACAACGTCAAGACGGCCGTCTGCGACATCCCGCCCCGGGGGCTCAAGATGGCCGTCACCTTCATCGGCAACTCCACCGCCATCCAGGAGCTGTTCAAGCGCATCTCGGAGCAGTTCACCGCCATGTTCCGCCGCAAGGCCTTCCTGCACTGGTACACGGGCGAGGGCATGGACGAGATGGAGTTCACCGAGGCCGAGAGCAACATGAACGACCTGGTCTCCGAGTACCAGCAGTACCAGGACGCCACGGCGGAGGAGGAGGGCGAGTTCGAGGAGGAGGCCGAGGAGGACGCCTGA
- the LOC138242345 gene encoding tubulin beta chain isoform X2, translating into MREIVHIQAGQCGNQIGAKFWEVISDEHGIDPTGTYHGDSDLQLDRISVYYNEATGGGKYVPRAILVDLEPGTMDSVRSGPFGQIFRPDNFVFGQSGAGNNWAKGHYTEGAELVDSVLDVVRKEAESCDCLQGFQLTHSLGGGTGSGMGTLLISKIREEYPDRIMNTFSVVPSPKVSDTVVEPYNATLSVHQLVENTDETYCIDNEALYDICFRTLKLTTPTYGDLNHLVSATMSGVTTCLRFPGQLNADLRKLAVNMVPFPRLHFFMPGFAPLTSRGSQQYRALTVPELTQQVFDAKNMMAACDPRHGRYLTVAAVFRGRMSMKEVDEQMLNVQNKNSSYFVEWIPNNVKTAVCDIPPRGLKMAVTFIGNSTAIQELFKRISEQFTAMFRRKAFLHWYTGEGMDEMEFTEAESNMNDLVSEYQQYQDATAEEEGEFEEEAEEDA; encoded by the exons ATGAGGGAGATCGTGCACATCCAGGCCGGGCAGTGCGGCAACCAGATCGGCGCCAAG TTCTGGGAGGTCATCAGCGACGAGCATGGCATCGACCCTACGGGCACCTACCACGGCGACAGCGACCTGCAGCTGGACAGGATCAGCGTCTACTACAACGAGGCCACA GGAGGTGGTAAATACGTGCCGAGGGCCATCCTGGTGGACCTCGAACCCGGGACCATGGACTCGGTGAGGTCCGGACCCTTCGGACAGATCTTCAGGCCCGACAACTTCGTCTTCG GCCAGAGCGGCGCCGGCAACAACTGGGCCAAGGGCCACTACACGGAGGGGGCGGAGCTGGTGGACTCGGTGCTGGACGTGGTGCGGAAGGAGGCGGAGAGCTGCGACTGCCTGCAGGGCTTCCAGCTGACCCACTCGCTGGGCGGGGGCACGGGCTCGGGCATGGGCACCCTCCTGATCAGCAAGATCCGGGAGGAGTACCCCGACCGCATCATGAACACCTTCAGCGTGGTGCCCTCGCCCAAGGTGTCCGACACGGTGGTGGAGCCCTACAACGCCACCCTGTCGGTGCACCAGCTGGTGGAGAACACGGACGAGACCTACTGCATCGACAACGAGGCCCTCTACGACATCTGCTTCCGCACCCTGAAGCTGACCACGCCCACCTACGGCGACCTGAACCACCTGGTGTCGGCCACCATGAGCGGCGTCACCACCTGCCTGCGCTTCCCCGGGCAGCTCAACGCCGACCTGCGCAAGCTGGCCGTCAACATGGTGCCCTTCCCCCGCCTGCACTTCTTCATGCCCGGCTTCGCCCCCCTCACCAGCAGGGGCAGCCAGCAGTACCGCGCCCTGACCGTGCCCGAGCTCACCCAGCAGGTCTTCGACGCCAAGAACATGATGGCCGCCTGCGACCCGCGCCACGGCCGCTACCTGACGGTGGCCGCCGTCTTCCGGGGCCGCATGTCCATGAAGGAGGTGGACGAGCAGATGCTCAACGTGcagaacaagaacagcagctacTTCGTGGAGTGGATCCCCAACAACGTCAAGACGGCCGTCTGCGACATCCCGCCCCGGGGGCTCAAGATGGCCGTCACCTTCATCGGCAACTCCACCGCCATCCAGGAGCTGTTCAAGCGCATCTCGGAGCAGTTCACCGCCATGTTCCGCCGCAAGGCCTTCCTGCACTGGTACACGGGCGAGGGCATGGACGAGATGGAGTTCACCGAGGCCGAGAGCAACATGAACGACCTGGTCTCCGAGTACCAGCAGTACCAGGACGCCACGGCGGAGGAGGAGGGCGAGTTCGAGGAGGAGGCCGAGGAGGACGCCTGA